The proteins below come from a single Tsuneonella deserti genomic window:
- a CDS encoding PilZ domain-containing protein → MSDARDIPGKRRRQRPRLRVGITSRLETLDGVAHVQLLDLSQTGARLQTQAPGTGRSGILRWLDFEAYGDIVWQDGLFAGLKFDPPLTSETILATRSLAPDIVQDFDPVRDAAKAWTMGHTH, encoded by the coding sequence ATGAGCGACGCGCGCGACATTCCCGGCAAACGCCGCCGGCAACGTCCCCGGCTCCGGGTGGGCATCACCTCTCGCCTGGAAACGCTGGATGGCGTGGCTCACGTCCAGCTTCTCGATTTGTCGCAGACGGGGGCGAGGCTGCAGACGCAGGCGCCCGGAACCGGCCGCTCGGGCATCCTGCGCTGGCTGGACTTCGAAGCCTACGGCGACATCGTCTGGCAGGACGGTCTCTTCGCCGGGCTGAAGTTCGATCCACCCCTGACATCCGAAACGATCCTGGCAACAAGATCCCTCGCGCCGGACATCGTGCAGGACTTTGATCCAGTGCGCGATGCCGCCAAGGCCTGGACGATGGGCCACACGCACTGA
- a CDS encoding glycosyltransferase family 4 protein: MEIADLRIALFSGNYAMTVDGANKALNRLVEYLLRQGATVRVYSPTIDKPPFEPQGELVSLPSFAIPGRSEYRVPTWLGARVEADLAAFAPDVVHISSPDFAAREAARWARDRDIPVVASVHTRFETYPRYYHLGFLEPAMEAWLRKLYRRCDALLTPSPSMIGTLREQRMNDDIGLWSRGVEHAIFNPSRRDRTWRHSLGFSDDDLVIGFLGRLVLEKGLDVFAEVLAALGRTGVPHKVLVIGEGPARSAFEEKMPDACFVGFQNGENLGRAVASMDVLLNPSVTETFGNVTLEAMACGVPVVAADATGAASLVEDGVNGFLVPPGEVGAFAERLSRYAGDLELRRRHGEAGAEKARAFEWDAINRAVADTYLRLVNARRN, from the coding sequence ATGGAAATTGCCGACCTTCGCATCGCACTGTTCAGCGGCAACTACGCCATGACGGTCGACGGCGCGAACAAGGCGCTCAACCGCCTGGTCGAATACCTGTTGCGGCAAGGCGCGACGGTTCGGGTCTATTCCCCGACCATCGACAAGCCGCCGTTCGAGCCCCAGGGCGAGCTGGTCAGCCTTCCCTCGTTCGCGATTCCGGGCCGCAGTGAATATCGGGTGCCGACCTGGCTGGGCGCGCGGGTCGAGGCGGATCTCGCGGCGTTCGCACCGGATGTCGTGCACATCTCCTCGCCCGATTTCGCCGCGCGCGAGGCAGCCAGGTGGGCGCGCGACCGTGACATTCCGGTGGTCGCCAGCGTGCACACCCGGTTCGAGACTTATCCGCGCTATTACCACCTGGGCTTTCTCGAGCCGGCGATGGAGGCTTGGCTGCGCAAGCTCTATCGCCGCTGCGATGCCCTGCTCACTCCCAGCCCGAGCATGATCGGAACCCTGCGCGAGCAGAGGATGAACGACGACATCGGCTTGTGGTCACGCGGGGTCGAGCACGCCATCTTCAACCCCTCCCGGCGCGACCGGACATGGCGCCATTCTCTCGGTTTCTCCGATGACGACTTGGTGATCGGATTCCTCGGCCGCCTGGTCCTTGAAAAGGGGCTCGATGTCTTCGCGGAGGTCCTGGCGGCGCTCGGAAGAACGGGCGTGCCGCACAAGGTGCTGGTGATCGGCGAAGGCCCCGCCAGGTCCGCGTTCGAGGAGAAGATGCCCGACGCATGTTTCGTGGGCTTCCAGAACGGGGAGAACCTGGGTCGCGCGGTCGCTTCGATGGACGTGCTCCTCAACCCGAGCGTGACCGAGACTTTCGGCAACGTCACGCTGGAGGCGATGGCCTGCGGAGTGCCGGTGGTCGCTGCCGACGCGACCGGCGCAGCCAGCCTGGTGGAAGACGGCGTGAACGGTTTCCTCGTTCCGCCGGGCGAAGTCGGGGCCTTTGCCGAGCGGCTGTCCCGCTACGCGGGCGATCTCGAACTGCGCCGCCGGCACGGCGAGGCCGGCGCGGAGAAAGCGCGGGCGTTCGAATGGGACGCGATCAACCGCGCCGTCGCGGATACCTATCTTCGCCTGGTGAATGCGCGCCGGAACTAG
- the serA gene encoding phosphoglycerate dehydrogenase — translation MAKPKVLISDKMDPNAARIFEERGCEVDVITGETPEQLKARIGEYDGLAIRSSTKVTKEILDAATNLKVIGRAGIGVDNVDVPYASSKGVVVMNTPFGNSITTAEHAIALIFALARQIPEANNRTQAGEWPKNAFMGVEVTGKTLGLIGAGNIGSIVASRAIGLRMKVVAYDPFLTEERAIELGIEKVDLETLLTRADFITLHTPLTDQTRNILSRERLEKTKPGVRIVNCARGGLIDEAALKDGLESGHIAGAALDVFASEPARESPLFGAPNFICTPHLGASTNEAQVNVALQVAEQMADFLVNGGVTNALNMPSLSAEEAPKLRPYMKLAENLGSLVGQLAHGNLTQISIEREGAAAELSGKPIEGAVLAGLMRQYSDTVNMVNAPYLAKERGLDVRSVRHEREGAYNTLIRVTVATSQGDRSVAGTLFGNETARLVEIFGIGIEAELAGHMLYIVNEDAPGFIGRIGTLLGESGINIGTFHLGRRDAGGEAVLLLSVDQSIPKAVIDKACKLQGVKTVMALEF, via the coding sequence ATGGCCAAGCCCAAGGTTCTGATTTCCGACAAGATGGACCCCAATGCCGCGCGCATCTTCGAAGAGCGCGGCTGCGAGGTCGACGTGATCACGGGCGAAACCCCCGAGCAGCTCAAGGCGCGCATCGGCGAGTATGACGGCCTCGCGATCCGCAGCTCGACCAAGGTGACCAAAGAGATTCTCGATGCGGCGACCAACCTCAAGGTCATCGGCCGCGCCGGCATCGGGGTCGACAATGTCGATGTGCCCTATGCCTCCTCGAAGGGGGTCGTGGTGATGAACACGCCGTTCGGCAACTCGATCACGACCGCCGAGCACGCGATCGCGTTGATCTTTGCGCTCGCCCGGCAGATCCCGGAGGCGAACAACCGCACCCAGGCGGGCGAGTGGCCGAAGAACGCCTTCATGGGTGTCGAGGTCACCGGCAAGACGCTGGGCCTGATCGGCGCGGGCAACATCGGCTCGATCGTAGCTTCGCGCGCCATCGGCCTGCGCATGAAAGTGGTCGCATACGATCCCTTCCTGACCGAGGAACGTGCGATCGAACTCGGCATCGAGAAGGTCGATCTCGAAACCCTGCTCACGCGGGCGGACTTCATCACGCTCCACACCCCGCTTACCGACCAGACCCGCAACATCCTCAGCCGCGAGCGGCTGGAGAAGACCAAGCCCGGCGTGCGCATCGTCAACTGCGCGCGCGGCGGGCTGATCGACGAGGCGGCATTGAAGGACGGTCTCGAAAGCGGTCACATCGCGGGTGCCGCACTCGACGTCTTCGCGAGCGAGCCAGCCAGGGAATCGCCGCTGTTCGGCGCGCCCAACTTCATCTGCACACCGCACCTTGGCGCATCGACCAACGAGGCGCAGGTCAACGTCGCGCTGCAGGTGGCCGAGCAGATGGCCGATTTCCTCGTCAACGGCGGCGTCACCAACGCGCTCAACATGCCGAGCCTGAGCGCCGAGGAAGCGCCCAAGCTGCGCCCCTACATGAAGCTTGCGGAAAACCTCGGCAGCCTCGTCGGCCAGCTTGCGCACGGCAACCTTACGCAGATCTCGATCGAGCGCGAAGGCGCCGCGGCCGAGCTGTCGGGCAAGCCGATCGAGGGCGCGGTGCTCGCGGGCCTCATGCGGCAGTATTCCGACACCGTGAACATGGTGAACGCGCCATACCTCGCGAAGGAGCGCGGGCTCGACGTGCGCAGCGTCCGGCACGAGCGGGAAGGGGCGTACAACACGCTCATCCGCGTGACCGTCGCGACGAGCCAGGGCGACCGCTCGGTCGCGGGCACGCTGTTCGGCAACGAAACCGCACGCCTGGTCGAGATCTTCGGCATCGGCATCGAGGCCGAGCTCGCCGGCCACATGCTCTACATCGTCAACGAGGACGCGCCCGGATTCATCGGGCGCATCGGCACGCTGCTCGGCGAAAGCGGCATCAACATCGGCACCTTCCACCTCGGCCGGCGCGATGCGGGCGGGGAGGCGGTGCTGCTGCTGTCGGTGGACCAGTCGATCCCGAAGGCGGTCATCGACAAGGCCTGCAAGCTGCAGGGCGTGAAGACCGTCATGGCGCTGGAGTTCTGA
- a CDS encoding replication-associated recombination protein A, translating to MADLFPETVSRPPLGGSAPEEEPRADAPLADRLRPRSLDQVVGQEHLTGPEGAIGRMVAAGRLSSMILWGPPGTGKTSIARLLADAVGMRFVAISAVFSGVADLKKVFAEADKAAQAGQRTLLFVDEIHRFNRAQQDGFLPFVERGTVTLVGATTENPSFELNAALLSRAQVLILHRLDAKALCRLLDKAEELQGPLPLTAEARDALVASADGDGRFLLNQAETLYAARVEEPLGPAELGHFLQRRVAVYDKDREGHYNLISAWHKSLRGSDPDAALYYLARMLVAGEQPLFVLRRLVRAAVEDIGLADPQALVQCLAAKDAYDFLGSPEGELAIVQACLYCATAPKSNAAYKAQKAAWRSAKETGSLMPPANILNAPTKLMKDIGYGKGYAYDHDADEGFSGANYWPDEMERQTYYDPPDRGFEREVRKRIEYWNRLRAERAEG from the coding sequence ATGGCCGATCTTTTTCCTGAAACAGTGTCCAGGCCTCCGCTGGGCGGGTCGGCTCCCGAAGAGGAGCCGCGCGCCGACGCGCCGCTCGCCGATCGGCTGCGCCCGCGATCGCTGGACCAAGTTGTCGGCCAGGAGCACCTGACGGGCCCCGAAGGCGCTATCGGCCGGATGGTCGCAGCGGGCCGCCTGTCGAGCATGATCCTGTGGGGGCCGCCCGGAACCGGCAAGACCAGCATCGCGCGGTTGCTGGCAGACGCCGTCGGAATGCGCTTCGTCGCGATCAGTGCGGTGTTCTCCGGCGTAGCCGATCTCAAGAAGGTTTTCGCCGAGGCGGACAAGGCCGCGCAGGCCGGCCAGCGCACGCTGCTGTTCGTGGACGAAATCCATCGATTCAACCGGGCGCAACAGGATGGCTTCCTGCCCTTCGTGGAACGCGGCACCGTCACTTTGGTGGGCGCGACCACGGAAAACCCCAGCTTCGAACTGAACGCCGCGCTGCTCAGCCGGGCGCAGGTGCTGATCCTCCACCGGCTCGACGCGAAGGCTCTGTGCCGCTTGCTTGATAAGGCGGAAGAACTCCAAGGGCCCCTTCCCCTTACCGCCGAAGCGCGCGATGCGCTGGTCGCGAGCGCGGACGGCGACGGTCGATTCCTGCTCAACCAGGCAGAGACGCTCTATGCCGCGCGGGTGGAAGAGCCTCTCGGGCCGGCAGAGCTTGGCCACTTCCTCCAGCGGCGTGTCGCTGTCTACGACAAGGATCGCGAGGGACACTACAACCTCATCTCCGCATGGCACAAAAGCCTGCGCGGATCGGACCCGGACGCGGCGCTCTATTACCTTGCGCGGATGCTGGTCGCGGGCGAACAGCCCCTGTTCGTGCTGCGGCGACTAGTGCGCGCGGCGGTCGAGGACATCGGCCTCGCCGATCCGCAGGCTCTCGTGCAGTGTCTCGCGGCAAAGGACGCCTACGACTTTCTCGGCAGCCCCGAAGGCGAGCTGGCGATCGTCCAGGCCTGTCTCTACTGCGCCACCGCGCCGAAATCGAACGCCGCCTACAAGGCGCAAAAGGCGGCCTGGCGCAGCGCCAAGGAAACCGGCAGCCTGATGCCCCCGGCCAATATCCTGAACGCACCGACAAAACTGATGAAGGATATCGGCTACGGCAAGGGCTATGCCTACGACCATGACGCCGACGAAGGTTTTTCCGGCGCCAACTACTGGCCTGACGAGATGGAGCGCCAGACATATTACGATCCGCCCGACCGCGGCTTCGAGCGCGAGGTGCGCAAAAGGATCGAATACTGGAACCGCCTGCGCGCGGAACGCGCCGAGGGGTGA
- a CDS encoding PadR family transcriptional regulator: protein MRHGFEHRDGPKSWKFNLNGKRWGGFGPDGPFGPDGPFGPDGPFGPGGPFGAGGGGRGRRRGRMFGQGELRLALLKLVADEPRHGYELIKAIEELTGGDYAPSPGAVYPTLQLLADEGAIEEKADDSSPRKAFTATDQGRRELVDKADEVEALFERLSEHGDTQRKGRSPHIFRAMGNLANVLKIKARSGQLDNEAIERIVDMIDEMAKRIERL from the coding sequence ATGCGACACGGTTTCGAACACAGGGACGGCCCCAAGAGCTGGAAGTTCAATCTCAACGGTAAGCGCTGGGGCGGTTTCGGCCCCGATGGTCCGTTCGGGCCGGATGGCCCCTTCGGCCCCGATGGTCCGTTCGGACCGGGAGGACCCTTTGGCGCAGGTGGCGGCGGTCGCGGCCGGCGCCGTGGACGGATGTTCGGGCAAGGCGAACTGCGCCTTGCGCTGCTCAAGCTCGTCGCCGACGAGCCGCGCCACGGTTACGAACTGATCAAGGCGATCGAGGAACTGACCGGCGGCGATTACGCGCCAAGCCCGGGGGCGGTCTATCCCACCCTCCAGTTGCTGGCCGACGAGGGCGCGATCGAGGAGAAGGCGGACGACAGCTCGCCGCGCAAGGCTTTCACCGCGACCGATCAGGGTCGCCGGGAGCTTGTTGACAAGGCGGACGAGGTTGAGGCGCTGTTCGAACGGCTGTCGGAACACGGCGACACTCAGCGCAAGGGGCGTTCGCCGCACATTTTCCGGGCCATGGGCAACTTGGCGAACGTACTCAAGATCAAGGCCCGCTCCGGCCAGCTCGATAACGAGGCTATCGAGCGGATCGTCGACATGATCGATGAAATGGCCAAGCGTATCGAGCGGCTCTGA
- a CDS encoding phosphoserine transaminase — protein sequence MIDTLPPPAQKPARPYFSSGPCAKPPGWSPEKLATESLGRSHRSKIGKARLQYCIDLIREVLEVPDTHRIGIVPGSDTGAVEMAMWTMLGARGVTTLAWESFGEGWVTDAVKQLKIDPTVIRADYGELPDLTQVDWSTDVIFTWNGTTSGVRVPNGDWIADDREGLSIADATSAVFAQDIAWDKVDVLTFSWQKVLGGEGAHGVIILGPRAVERLETYTPAWPLPKVFRLVSKGKLAEGVFKGETINTPSMLAVEDAIFALEWGKSIGGLSALKARANANAAALDAIVRGRNWLGHLAADPASRSNTSVCLTVEGADEAMIKAMAKLLEEQGAAYDVAGYRDAPPGLRIWCGATVDTADIERLGPWLDWAYATVTA from the coding sequence ATGATTGATACCCTGCCGCCGCCGGCGCAAAAGCCTGCGCGTCCTTATTTTTCTTCCGGTCCCTGCGCGAAGCCGCCGGGCTGGTCCCCCGAAAAGCTGGCCACCGAATCGCTTGGGCGCTCGCACCGCTCGAAGATCGGCAAGGCGCGCCTCCAGTACTGCATCGACCTCATCCGTGAAGTGCTCGAGGTGCCCGATACCCACCGCATCGGCATCGTGCCCGGTTCGGATACCGGCGCAGTCGAGATGGCGATGTGGACCATGCTCGGTGCGCGCGGCGTGACCACGTTGGCGTGGGAGAGCTTCGGCGAGGGCTGGGTGACCGACGCGGTCAAGCAGCTGAAGATCGATCCCACCGTCATCCGCGCCGACTACGGCGAGCTTCCCGACCTTACCCAGGTCGATTGGTCGACCGACGTCATCTTCACCTGGAACGGCACGACCTCGGGCGTGCGCGTTCCGAACGGAGACTGGATCGCGGACGACCGCGAAGGCCTGTCGATCGCCGATGCGACCAGCGCCGTGTTCGCGCAGGATATCGCGTGGGACAAGGTCGATGTGCTCACCTTTTCGTGGCAGAAAGTGCTCGGCGGGGAGGGCGCGCACGGCGTGATCATCCTCGGCCCGCGCGCGGTCGAGCGGCTGGAGACATACACCCCCGCCTGGCCGCTGCCGAAGGTCTTCCGCCTGGTCTCGAAGGGCAAGCTGGCCGAAGGCGTGTTCAAGGGCGAGACGATCAACACGCCCTCGATGCTGGCGGTCGAGGACGCGATCTTCGCGCTCGAGTGGGGCAAGTCGATCGGCGGGCTGTCTGCGCTCAAGGCGCGCGCAAACGCCAATGCCGCAGCGCTCGATGCGATCGTGCGGGGCCGCAACTGGCTCGGCCACCTTGCGGCCGACCCGGCGAGCCGATCGAACACCAGCGTGTGCCTGACGGTCGAAGGCGCCGACGAGGCGATGATCAAGGCAATGGCCAAGCTGCTCGAGGAGCAGGGCGCGGCCTATGACGTGGCAGGTTACCGCGATGCCCCGCCGGGCCTGCGGATCTGGTGCGGCGCGACCGTCGACACCGCCGATATCGAGAGGCTCGGTCCCTGGCTCGACTGGGCCTACGCCACCGTCACTGCCTGA
- the xth gene encoding exodeoxyribonuclease III: MKIATYNVNGVNGRLPVLLRWLEQAQPDVVALQELKAPDEKFPAEPIRQLGYEVIWHGQSRWNGVAMLSRIGEIHETRRGLPGDPDPAQSRYIEAAINGILFAGLYLPNGNPRPGPKFDYKLAWFERLIEHAAQLLASGLPVVLMGDFNVMPTELDVYKPERWLDDALFAPETRAAWFRLVEQGWTDALRAMHPDETIYTFWDYFRNAFARDAGLRIDHFLLSPSLKDRLLAAEVDREPRGWEKTSDHTPVWIELAD, translated from the coding sequence GTGAAGATCGCCACATACAATGTGAACGGCGTCAATGGGCGCCTCCCTGTACTCCTCCGCTGGCTCGAGCAGGCACAGCCCGATGTGGTGGCGTTGCAGGAGCTCAAGGCGCCCGACGAGAAGTTTCCTGCCGAACCGATCCGCCAACTCGGTTACGAGGTCATCTGGCATGGGCAGAGCCGCTGGAACGGCGTCGCCATGCTGAGCCGCATCGGCGAAATCCACGAAACCCGGCGCGGATTGCCTGGCGATCCGGATCCGGCGCAGAGCCGCTACATCGAGGCGGCGATCAACGGTATCCTGTTTGCCGGCCTTTACCTGCCCAATGGCAACCCCCGCCCCGGCCCCAAGTTCGACTACAAGCTCGCCTGGTTCGAACGCCTGATCGAGCACGCCGCTCAGCTTCTCGCCAGCGGCCTCCCGGTCGTCCTGATGGGCGATTTCAACGTGATGCCGACCGAGCTGGACGTCTATAAGCCCGAGCGTTGGCTGGACGACGCGCTGTTCGCGCCCGAAACGCGCGCGGCCTGGTTCCGCCTGGTCGAGCAGGGCTGGACCGATGCCCTGCGCGCCATGCACCCGGACGAAACGATCTACACCTTCTGGGACTATTTCCGGAACGCCTTTGCCCGCGACGCCGGGCTCAGGATCGACCATTTCCTGCTCAGCCCCTCGCTCAAGGACCGTCTCCTTGCGGCGGAGGTCGACCGGGAACCGCGCGGGTGGGAAAAGACCAGCGACCACACGCCTGTGTGGATCGAGCTGGCGGACTAG